From Haemorhous mexicanus isolate bHaeMex1 chromosome 37, bHaeMex1.pri, whole genome shotgun sequence, one genomic window encodes:
- the LRCH4 gene encoding leucine-rich repeat and calponin homology domain-containing protein 4 isoform X11 — protein sequence MAAAAVGALPAESPPPLGRLPGGAGTERALEEAEASGTLSLAGRRLRAFPAAAARRWDLSDTTQADLSRNRFGEVPEAACRLVSLEGLSLHHNCLRSVPPAIANLQALAHLDLSRNQLSSLPACLCLLPLRVLNASNNRLARLPPNLGALRTLRQLDVGCNRLRALPPGLGQLRALRDLNVRRNQLAALPEELSELPLVRLDFSCNRVVAIPRCFRRLRHLQTLLADNNPLQFPPAQICLKGKVHIFKYLEAESAAHPVPTCPPDEPCPLRQRGGLDSGFHSVDSGSKRWSGNESTDESSEPSRQHRETRGGAAGDSDPEQLEEEPSPEEQQSLRGDTPEGSRGVPDCRRRPKNLEVWMERERERSRDRTPPRRPPQSTAPLPDPDGAPGPPCSPPKPSACLSPSSSSSRSATKPAPPDPDQLIAEVRQSLEALLQLRLPEELGDSELLGRVAAWLRPWASSPSPRQTPPPCRRPGVPEVLEEPSRARAPRGGPGASVPPRCPR from the exons ATGGCCGCGGCGGCGGTGGGGGCTCTCCCGGCTGAGTCGCCTCCGCCGCTTGGCCGCCTGCCCGGAGGAGCCGGCACTGAGCGCGCCCTGGAAGAAGCAGAGGCCTCCGGCACCCTCAGTCTGGCCGGCCGGCGGCTGCGCGCCttcccggcggcggcggcgcggcgctGGGACCTCAGCGACACCACACAGGCCG ACCTGTCCCGGAACCGTTTCGGGGAGGTGCCGGAGGCCGCCTGCCGCCTGGTCTCGctggaggggctgagcctgcaccACAACTGCCTGCGCAGCGTCCCCCCGGCCATCGCCAACCTCCAGGCCCTGGCTCACCTGGACCTCAG CCGCAACCAGCTGAGCTCGCTGCCCgcctgcctgtgcctgctgcccctgcGCGTCCTCAACGCCAGCAACAACCGCCTGGCGCGGCTGCCCCCGAACCTGGGCGCCCTGCGCACGCTGCGGCAGCTG GACGTGGGCTGTAACCGGCTGCGGGCGCTGCcgccggggctggggcagctgcgggcgctgcgggaCCTCAACGTGCGGCGGAACCAGCTGGCGGCGCTGCCCGAAG AGCTCTCGGAGTTGCCCCTGGTCCGGCTGGATTTCTCCTGCAACCGGGTGGTCGCGATTCCGCGCTGCTTCCGGCGGCTGCGGCACCTCCAAACGCTGCTGGCCGACAACAACCCGCTCCAGTTCCCCCCCGCCCAG ATCTGCCTGAAGGGCAAAGTGCACATCTTCAAGTACCTGGAAGCCGAGTCTGCCGCCCATCCTGTCCCCACATG ccccccggaCGAGCCGTGTCCCCTCCGGCAGCGGGGCGGGCTGGACTCCGGCTTCCACAGCGTCGACAGCGGCAGCAAGCGCTGGTCGGGGAACGAG TCCACGGATGAGTCCTCGGAGCCGTCCCGGCAGCACAGGGAGACGCGCGGCGGGGCAG CTGGTGACAGTGACCccgagcagctggaggaggagccCTCGCCCGAG gagcagcagagcctgagagGTGACACCCCCGagggcagcag ggggGTCCCCGATTGCCGGCGGCGCCCCAAGAACCTGGAGGTGTggatggagagagagagggagaggagccgGGACAG gacccccccccggAGACCCCCCCAGAGCACGGCGCCGCTGCCG GACCCCGACGGAGCCCCTGgccccccctgcagccccccaaaacccagtgcctgcctcagcccctcctcctcctcctcccgcagTGCCACCAAGCCGG cccccccggACCCCGACCAGCTGATCGCTGAGGTGCGCCAG AGCCTGGAGGCGCTGCTGCAGCTGCGGCTCCCGGAGGAGCTGGGGGACTCGGAGCTGCTGGGGCGCGTGGCGGCGTGGCTGCGGCCCTGGGCC agctcccccagcccccgccAGACGCCGCCGCCCTGCCGCCGCCCGGGGGTCCCCGAG gtgctggaggaGCCGAGCCGGGCCCGGGCCCCGCGGGGGGGGCCGGGGGCGTCCGtgcccccccggtgcccccgtTAA
- the LRCH4 gene encoding leucine-rich repeat and calponin homology domain-containing protein 4 isoform X12 — translation MAAAAVGALPAESPPPLGRLPGGAGTERALEEAEASGTLSLAGRRLRAFPAAAARRWDLSDTTQADLSRNRFGEVPEAACRLVSLEGLSLHHNCLRSVPPAIANLQALAHLDLSRNQLSSLPACLCLLPLRVLNASNNRLARLPPNLGALRTLRQLDVGCNRLRALPPGLGQLRALRDLNVRRNQLAALPEELSELPLVRLDFSCNRVVAIPRCFRRLRHLQTLLADNNPLQFPPAQICLKGKVHIFKYLEAESAAHPVPTCPPDEPCPLRQRGGLDSGFHSVDSGSKRWSGNESTDESSEPSRQHRETRGGAAGDSDPEQLEEEPSPEEQQSLRGDTPEGSRGVPDCRRRPKNLEVWMERERERSRDRTPPRRPPQSTAPLPDPDGAPGPPCSPPKPSACLSPSSSSSRSATKPAPPDPDQLIAEVRQSSPSPRQTPPPCRRPGVPEQVLEEPSRARAPRGGPGASVPPRCPR, via the exons ATGGCCGCGGCGGCGGTGGGGGCTCTCCCGGCTGAGTCGCCTCCGCCGCTTGGCCGCCTGCCCGGAGGAGCCGGCACTGAGCGCGCCCTGGAAGAAGCAGAGGCCTCCGGCACCCTCAGTCTGGCCGGCCGGCGGCTGCGCGCCttcccggcggcggcggcgcggcgctGGGACCTCAGCGACACCACACAGGCCG ACCTGTCCCGGAACCGTTTCGGGGAGGTGCCGGAGGCCGCCTGCCGCCTGGTCTCGctggaggggctgagcctgcaccACAACTGCCTGCGCAGCGTCCCCCCGGCCATCGCCAACCTCCAGGCCCTGGCTCACCTGGACCTCAG CCGCAACCAGCTGAGCTCGCTGCCCgcctgcctgtgcctgctgcccctgcGCGTCCTCAACGCCAGCAACAACCGCCTGGCGCGGCTGCCCCCGAACCTGGGCGCCCTGCGCACGCTGCGGCAGCTG GACGTGGGCTGTAACCGGCTGCGGGCGCTGCcgccggggctggggcagctgcgggcgctgcgggaCCTCAACGTGCGGCGGAACCAGCTGGCGGCGCTGCCCGAAG AGCTCTCGGAGTTGCCCCTGGTCCGGCTGGATTTCTCCTGCAACCGGGTGGTCGCGATTCCGCGCTGCTTCCGGCGGCTGCGGCACCTCCAAACGCTGCTGGCCGACAACAACCCGCTCCAGTTCCCCCCCGCCCAG ATCTGCCTGAAGGGCAAAGTGCACATCTTCAAGTACCTGGAAGCCGAGTCTGCCGCCCATCCTGTCCCCACATG ccccccggaCGAGCCGTGTCCCCTCCGGCAGCGGGGCGGGCTGGACTCCGGCTTCCACAGCGTCGACAGCGGCAGCAAGCGCTGGTCGGGGAACGAG TCCACGGATGAGTCCTCGGAGCCGTCCCGGCAGCACAGGGAGACGCGCGGCGGGGCAG CTGGTGACAGTGACCccgagcagctggaggaggagccCTCGCCCGAG gagcagcagagcctgagagGTGACACCCCCGagggcagcag ggggGTCCCCGATTGCCGGCGGCGCCCCAAGAACCTGGAGGTGTggatggagagagagagggagaggagccgGGACAG gacccccccccggAGACCCCCCCAGAGCACGGCGCCGCTGCCG GACCCCGACGGAGCCCCTGgccccccctgcagccccccaaaacccagtgcctgcctcagcccctcctcctcctcctcccgcagTGCCACCAAGCCGG cccccccggACCCCGACCAGCTGATCGCTGAGGTGCGCCAG agctcccccagcccccgccAGACGCCGCCGCCCTGCCGCCGCCCGGGGGTCCCCGAG caggtgctggaggaGCCGAGCCGGGCCCGGGCCCCGCGGGGGGGGCCGGGGGCGTCCGtgcccccccggtgcccccgtTAA